GGCCATGGGTAGCGGTGTCGGTCAGGGAAAATGACGGCGTAAGGCATACAAGCCCAAGGGTGACCATTGCAATACACTGCAGTTCGCGCGAGCTTGGACGCTCACGGTAGGCAATAGCTTCAAAAATTGCCGTAAATACAGGAAAACAGGCAAACCCAAGCGTGCCCACAGCCACGCCACCCAGTTTTATGCCCATAAAAAATGTCACAAAGTGTGCTGTAAGCAGTACACCACTTATACCAAGGCCCACAACATCGCGCAGATTAACATTTTTCCACGGCGGATTGCGCTGCATGAGGCAAATGCCGCCCAGCGCCGCAACTGCAACCAAGGCTCTGCCGCACACAAGATCAATGGCGGAGCACTGGCACAGTTTGCCAAAAATGCCTGATATGCCAAACAGTACTGTTGCGATGTGCATGCGTATGAGGGCAGAGCGAACAGCACCACCCTGCGTTTTGTTTTTTTCGCAAACTGTGGCATTGTTCTGGCAAGAATGCTCCGCCTGATTGGCTGGCTGCATGTAATCTCCTTGATGGTAGTGGGCTAGTGGTACTCGGAATGCCTGTCCCCGGCAAGCAGCAAGGTTGTTTAAACATTGCGGTAATAGAGCCGGATGTGCAGTGCTTGCCTGGGGGGTTGCATTATGTCTGATAACCGTAGAAAATATTTCTGCAAAAAAGTCTAGATTTTATCTTGAAATTTACAGGCGGGTAGTGTAGCGCAGAAAGAAAAGATGGCGTAACACGATGTTTGGCAAAACTGTGCCAGGCCGCACGCATCATCGGGGGCATCATGCCGCAGGTTGCAGCACGCATTAACGACGATCAGGAACGCTGGCTCAAAGACTATTTTCGTACAAAGAGCGCTGGGGCTGAGTTTATTCTTCCCTGGGCCGTTGATACGTTTTTTCGGGCCATTACGGGCATCAAGCACATATTCAGCGCGGCTGAGCTCAAAACTATTGTGGAAGCCCACAAAGATATGAAGCTTATGCCTGATCACACGCGTCTTTCGTATCTTTTGCTGCGGGTTACCGATGCGTGTGACATAAACGGCGTGCATATGCGGCATGGAGCCAGCAAATCGAGCCTTGAAGCCAAAATAAAAAGCCTGGACGACACGCAGGCAACCGCACTGATGGTGTGGGCTTCTGCCTTCTGGGTAAGCCGCAACTGTTCCGCAGAAAATATGGACGAGTACATCAAGGCCTATTGATTTTAATTTGCCATCTATTTAGGTTCACAACGCCTTGGCAGCCCGGAGTGTTGCGACCACACCGGGTTTGCTGCCCTCAGGGGCGGATGTGGGAGTATCAATACGTTGCGCATTAGCTGTGCTGGCCCCGTAGTGGTCGGCACGGTGAACCACTACAAGATGGCAATTTGGGATTAGGCATATTATTCTGGTCGCGTCAGCGGCCTTTTTTTTCGGCGCGGGCAACCGCGCAAGAGAGAGCATCATGCTGCAAATACTGCGCGCCAAGCTGCACTGCATACGCGTTACCGGGTGTGAGCTGAACTACCACGGTTCTGTTACCCTGGACCCGGAACAATGCCGCGAGGCTGGCATCTACCCGCTGGAATTTGTGTATATCTGGAACAAAAGCAACGGCCAGCGCATCTCGACCTATGTCATTTATGGCGAACCGGGTTCACGTTGCTGCATTCTCAATGGCGCTGCCGCCCGCGCCTGCCAGCGCGGCGATGAGGTTATCATCAGCGCTTACGAGTATGTGGACAGTCCAAAGGATCTGTACAGCCGCAAGCCCGTGGTGCTGACCTTCAACGAGGACAACAGCGTGCAGGAACGCCTGCGCTATGTGGTGGACGGTGAAGAACAGGGAGACTTTGGCTTTCATGTTGAAAGCGAATAATGCTCCTGCTTTGGGAACGCAGCGCGGCCCGCGCGCCTGATCTGCCGTGACAATGAAAACAGGATAGTAATGAAAAAGGAGGCCCCTCAGGAGCCTCCTTTTTTGCATATAATTGGCGGGCCAAGAATGCCGCGTGTTACTCGTTGGTAAGTATGAGATAAAGGTCGCCCTGCCAGGGGCCAACGCGCTTGCCAAGCCCGCGCAGCCGAATGGGTTTGCCCACGGCAAAGTCGGGCGGCAGGGTGATTTCTACCGTTTTGAGTTCGCCAGAAAGGGCCTGCCGTATCTGCAGGCGAATGCGCTTGCCCGGTGCAAGGTTGGCCGAGGGCAGGGTGAGGCTCTGCTCCTCGTCGATCTGCCTGCGCAACCAGCCTTTGACCATGCCGGTAACGCCCTTACTGTGCTCTTTGTTCCACTTGGGCGTACCCCAGGCAAGGTTGCTCTGGTGCAG
The Desulfovibrio sp. DNA segment above includes these coding regions:
- a CDS encoding DMT family transporter yields the protein MQPANQAEHSCQNNATVCEKNKTQGGAVRSALIRMHIATVLFGISGIFGKLCQCSAIDLVCGRALVAVAALGGICLMQRNPPWKNVNLRDVVGLGISGVLLTAHFVTFFMGIKLGGVAVGTLGFACFPVFTAIFEAIAYRERPSSRELQCIAMVTLGLVCLTPSFSLTDTATHGLLWGIASAGVYGLVAIANRHFAGGMSGMHTCWWQNVVIIVCLLPFAATDLVVLAPLDWLWITCLGLLCTALAYSLYVSSLTALKARQAAIIITLEPVYAILVAWLLFADRPGLGTVLGGTLILGAVAILSRR
- a CDS encoding aspartate 1-decarboxylase, encoding MLQILRAKLHCIRVTGCELNYHGSVTLDPEQCREAGIYPLEFVYIWNKSNGQRISTYVIYGEPGSRCCILNGAAARACQRGDEVIISAYEYVDSPKDLYSRKPVVLTFNEDNSVQERLRYVVDGEEQGDFGFHVESE